From a single Brassica oleracea var. oleracea cultivar TO1000 chromosome C5, BOL, whole genome shotgun sequence genomic region:
- the LOC106292198 gene encoding uncharacterized protein LOC106292198: MKGDEKWKIPSRDESAPGKVPTATATRPSEPRLFGRCRNQRDKPCSREEKDLERQARPRGSQAKTPLLGTDKISFTAKEQEKVLTPHHDALVISLTVANCLVERILVDNGSSGKIIFHAAYKDLGLEEGALTRRITPLIGFSGEVKQTVGEVTFAV; the protein is encoded by the exons ATGAAGGGTGACGAAAAATGGAAAATCCCATCTCGCGACGAATCCGCCCCAGGAAAAG TTCCCACAGCCACCGCGACAAGACCGAGTGAGCCACGTCTTTTTGGGCGGTGCAGAAATCAGCGGGATAAGCCATGCAGCCGCGAAGAAAAGGACCTTGAACGCCAAGCACGGCCTAGAGGCAGCCAAGCCAAAACGCCGCTCCTAGGAACAGACAAAATAAGTTTCACGGCCAAGGAGCAGGAGAAAGTCCTCACTCCTCACCACGACGCCCTGGTTATCTCGCTCACTGTAGCGAACTGCCTGGTAGAAAGGATACTGGTAGATAATGGAAGCTCAGGCAAAATCATCTTCCATGCCGCATACAAGGATCTGGGGCTGGAGGAAGGCGCTCTAACTCGGAGGATAACCCCCCTTATAGGTTTCAGCGGGGAAGTCAAGCAAACCGTTGGGGAGGTAACCTTCGCCGTATAA